TTGATGATGCGAGCATCGATACGAGGTGTTTGGAGGAAGCGGAGCTGTTGTAAAGTGGCGGCAAGTGTTCTTCTTGAGCGGGGGCAATGAAGTTTCATAAGAATCGAAGGGTGTTGGTTTTTGAAGAGAGGTTAGGATTCAGATTGGTgaagcttctctctctctctcttgtgtgTTTCGGAAACAACCAATTCGAAACTCTCTTGTGTGTTTCGGAAACAACCAATTCGaattaccaattttttttatatcgaGAAAATTGCATTAGAAAACCTTCAAATCATTCACTTTTGCATTTTAAACCTCTAAATTATTTAACTAGAATATTTACACTATATAAAGAGTGATTTAACATATGCCTGAGGTAATTTGGGTGCTTTGGctcaaataagaaaattataaaaaaatactgaaATATATTCATCCTCACATCAATAGCGCAATTTGAATACAGATTCATGTGACTATATAAATACATTGATTGaatcactctttttttttttctaacaatgattttatcttctttttcttggcaacaaacaaaaagaccaagaaacaaaaaaaaaagcacaaaatcggaataaataaaaatgacgTTCCAGGTAATAAACAATAATACATTGCAAATGAAAACAATCTAAAACTCTCCTTTTTTCTTGAAAGGGCGACGACATAAGCATCAGACTGAAGTGATATTTTTTGAAGAGTTTCCACAGAATCACTCTTCCATGGCTTCGTTCTGAACAGACTTGTTTGTGGAGACCGAAACTTTCATCTTCTCTGAATCTTGTTGGTGAGAACCTGGTGCTTTGATCAAACTAATGTGCTGATCTATCTCCTTGACTTCACTCTTGAATATCTTCTGTTTGTTTGGCTTCAACCTAAGTCCCACACAACAATTACGACCAATCATAATCACAAATCAATCTCATCCCAAGGATAATGAAGAGATATGTATACCTCTTATTGATGTGATCAGCTTCTCTTGAACTTCTGATCTTATCAATCTTCTTAATGGCCTTGAGAGTATCCTCTGTAACGTTCCTATCATATCTCTCAGGtctgtttctcttcttctcaaaCTCAAATGTTTTATCCTTTTTTGGTGTTTAAGGAAGAGAAGCGTGATGGTCAGAGACGTGTATCTAAGAGAGCTATAATGGTTTCCTTAATTGAAAAGAGTATTTGGTATTTAAGAAGTACCTGAGTCATGTCCTTTCCGTGTGCAGCTCTGTAGGCTTTAGTCCACTTCACTTTACGAGGGTTCCTCTTCATCTTGAAGTTCTTGTGGCATTTAGACCTACAGAACCGAAAAATCTGCAAAAGGACAAGACACCCATCTTATATACAAAAACTCATAAAACAAATAAGGTAAGAACTGACCCTGAATTCTCAAAGAGTAAAATAGACAAATTCAAAGCTAAACATAGTCATCAAAGGGAGCTAATTTTGAGCGTGGAAAACATGACTAAGAAGTGGAGTAAACCCAAAAGACTTGAGCAAATGATTTCTAACCAAATAATATTTACCTTATTTTCTCTATCTCACAACAGAGAAAACAGACCAAATTCTAGCTAGAGAGAgccaaattacaaaaaaaaagtgataaacAGAAGtattttatgtgtgtttaaaGCCAAAatgttaaaccaaaaaaaagacattGAAAGATACAAAGTAATGTGATTATTGGGCGGGCAATTGAGGTAAACCTTAGCATCGTTGCGGACAAACTGAATACCATGTCCTGGATATATCGTAGAAGAGCAGAACCAACACTTGACCAATCTCATCTTGTCTCCTTCTTAAAAGTTACCTACAAGAACAGAACACAACAAAGAAGCTTCAGTCAGAGAAAAGTTTCAATTTtgtatctatctatctattgGTTTCGCTATCTCAATACTTTCATCACGAGACGAAAACAGACCTGCAAGCTATACTAGACTTACGAGAGCCCTTTCAAGTAAATTTAGGGTTTCGCTCAGAAACTCGAGACAAAAGGAGGAGGAGTCCGTTAGTTGTTAAGAGAGACGACGACGATGCATAGACTCTCACTAGGGTTTCTTTAtgttaaaaagtttaaaacgatgctgttttaataaaataagttccactatattttaatttaggCCCAATAATAGTATGCACACTATTTATTGTGTATATCGGCCACCAAACCAAACCGGTCCTCCActcattcttcttcttgttttcttttctagatTTATTGGTGGATTTAGCACCAGCCACTAATGCAAGAAACTGGCCTCTTCAGATTCACGCCTTCATAAAGGTTAAATGAAAACTGTAACGCACCCGACCGTCTACGCTCGCTCTTTTGGTATGTGGATTCCATCCCGTTTCAATGGTTGGTCCTTTAATTTTTCGAAAAACTcgaaatcatttttttttgtcccttcaatcaccacatgatctttctttttgctttgatctcaatttt
The sequence above is drawn from the Raphanus sativus cultivar WK10039 chromosome 7, ASM80110v3, whole genome shotgun sequence genome and encodes:
- the LOC108818152 gene encoding probable ribosome biogenesis protein RLP24 — protein: MRLVKCWFCSSTIYPGHGIQFVRNDAKIFRFCRSKCHKNFKMKRNPRKVKWTKAYRAAHGKDMTQDKTFEFEKKRNRPERYDRNVTEDTLKAIKKIDKIRSSREADHINKRLKPNKQKIFKSEVKEIDQHISLIKAPGSHQQDSEKMKVSVSTNKSVQNEAMEE